The following coding sequences lie in one Bacteroidota bacterium genomic window:
- a CDS encoding carbonic anhydrase encodes MTQAKEGLARLKAGNAKYVGGQSRIDRSKLAERRGELVGGQAPYAIVLGCADSRVPVEMVFDEGPGDLFVIRVAGNIAGPQQIGSIEYAVGILGTPLLVVLGHQGCGAVAATLAEVREPSGSLTAGLVSIVDAIKPSIAGIDELEAAVVANVKHTIAELVVQSPLLEAAVAEERLQICGAVYALDTGRVAFLDD; translated from the coding sequence ATGACCCAGGCAAAAGAAGGACTAGCGCGGTTAAAAGCGGGCAATGCAAAGTATGTAGGCGGTCAGTCTCGAATAGACCGGAGCAAGCTGGCAGAACGCCGCGGTGAGTTGGTTGGCGGCCAGGCGCCCTATGCCATTGTTTTGGGGTGCGCAGATTCACGCGTGCCCGTTGAAATGGTGTTTGATGAAGGGCCTGGTGACTTGTTTGTGATTCGGGTAGCCGGCAATATCGCTGGGCCGCAGCAAATTGGAAGTATTGAGTATGCGGTTGGGATATTGGGCACGCCGCTACTCGTTGTATTGGGGCATCAGGGCTGTGGAGCTGTTGCCGCGACGCTTGCTGAAGTGCGCGAACCTTCTGGTTCACTTACAGCAGGACTCGTTTCTATTGTCGATGCCATCAAACCATCAATTGCAGGTATCGATGAGCTTGAAGCTGCAGTTGTAGCCAATGTGAAACACACCATAGCCGAACTTGTGGTGCAGTCTCCCCTCCTTGAAGCTGCTGTTGCAGAAGAGCGTCTGCAAATTTGTGGCGCTGTGTATGCGCTCGATACCGGCCGCGTTGCATTTTTAGATGATTAG
- a CDS encoding N-acetyltransferase has protein sequence MSFQIRKEQPEDMAAVRLVHLDAFPSSAEADLVDALRTQATCLSLVAETDADVVGHILFSPMQLKEQETPVLLAGLAPMAVLSSHQNKGIGSALVEAGLDACEAAGYGLVAVLGHPAYYPRFGFLVAAKHGLQSTYDVPPEVFMVKAFQDEVLEALTGTLVYHRCFDELG, from the coding sequence ATGAGCTTCCAAATCCGCAAAGAGCAACCGGAGGACATGGCCGCGGTACGCCTTGTGCATCTCGACGCCTTCCCATCATCCGCTGAAGCTGATTTGGTTGATGCGCTGCGTACGCAGGCAACGTGCCTGTCACTTGTTGCAGAAACCGACGCCGACGTGGTCGGACATATCCTGTTCTCCCCGATGCAACTCAAAGAACAGGAGACTCCTGTACTACTCGCCGGACTGGCGCCGATGGCTGTTTTGTCTTCACATCAAAACAAAGGCATTGGCTCAGCCCTGGTTGAAGCCGGACTTGATGCATGCGAAGCTGCCGGCTACGGACTTGTCGCTGTACTTGGTCACCCTGCGTACTATCCACGGTTTGGGTTTTTGGTAGCTGCCAAGCATGGATTGCAGAGTACCTACGATGTCCCGCCCGAAGTATTTATGGTCAAAGCCTTTCAAGACGAGGTACTCGAAGCACTAACAGGTACCCTGGTCTATCATCGCTGTTTTGATGAATTGGGTTGA
- a CDS encoding response regulator: MYAGQKKGNQGRNRKPAAYLRILLADDNILEQKIAERMFRVMGYEVDVVSNGHEVVQAVRFKPYDVAIIDEEMPALDACGTAKRIHSLPALWKQPWIVLSTNNADYTFVTDNACGFNDFICKPFDEDVLWQTLARVPLAKTVLPYSEPR; this comes from the coding sequence ATGTATGCAGGTCAAAAAAAAGGAAATCAGGGACGCAACAGGAAGCCCGCGGCATATCTTCGCATCTTATTGGCTGACGATAATATTCTAGAGCAAAAAATTGCAGAACGCATGTTTCGCGTTATGGGATATGAAGTGGATGTTGTGTCCAACGGGCACGAAGTAGTACAGGCTGTACGGTTTAAACCATACGACGTAGCCATTATTGATGAAGAGATGCCGGCCCTTGATGCCTGCGGTACAGCAAAACGCATCCATTCGTTACCCGCATTATGGAAACAGCCCTGGATCGTACTTTCAACCAATAACGCGGATTATACTTTTGTAACAGACAACGCTTGCGGGTTTAATGACTTCATATGCAAACCGTTTGATGAAGACGTGCTCTGGCAAACCCTTGCTCGCGTACCTTTGGCGAAAACAGTGCTACCTTACAGCGAACCCAGATAA